In Blastopirellula sp. J2-11, a single genomic region encodes these proteins:
- a CDS encoding DUF4393 domain-containing protein, which translates to MSGIEAISGVLRPVSEAAASLLEKLLGEPCQLAGGILADQIYVWQWRNRISILHKAQAIVEKDQIAAKVLPPGFLLPLIDAAGNVDEDELQSLWAGLLASAIEDSSSCNKAFVETLRVLGPSDVKILRRLSVSPIVQASFDKVKEGVSLSDPSLGELLEEIGLMSSEDFWESVSRLQGIGLVNLTPNAGKPVYGEFPDPLFDSVTRMKVARRIRIRVTLARYGARLIQKSTRQDVSPVSVTDSWTHQSELTEMAVDANVAAMEAMRYEETDIE; encoded by the coding sequence ATGAGTGGAATTGAGGCGATTAGCGGAGTACTAAGACCTGTTTCGGAAGCCGCAGCGAGCCTTCTCGAAAAGCTGCTAGGAGAGCCTTGTCAACTAGCGGGTGGAATCTTGGCCGATCAGATTTACGTTTGGCAATGGAGGAATCGAATTTCGATTCTTCACAAGGCCCAAGCGATCGTAGAGAAGGACCAAATCGCGGCAAAGGTACTGCCGCCAGGGTTCCTATTGCCGCTAATAGATGCCGCGGGGAATGTTGACGAAGACGAACTGCAATCGTTGTGGGCGGGATTACTAGCTTCCGCAATCGAGGACAGTTCGTCATGCAATAAAGCTTTTGTAGAAACGCTGCGAGTCTTAGGTCCGAGCGACGTAAAGATTCTGCGTCGGCTAAGTGTGTCGCCGATTGTCCAGGCGAGCTTTGATAAAGTCAAAGAGGGAGTGTCTCTTTCCGATCCGTCATTGGGGGAGTTACTTGAAGAAATCGGGTTGATGAGTTCCGAGGATTTCTGGGAATCGGTTTCTCGGCTCCAGGGAATCGGGCTAGTTAACCTGACCCCAAATGCCGGAAAGCCAGTATATGGTGAGTTCCCAGACCCGCTTTTCGACTCCGTAACGCGTATGAAAGTCGCTCGTCGCATAAGGATTCGAGTAACTCTCGCTAGATATGGGGCACGTCTTATCCAGAAGTCCACCCGACAAGATGTCTCTCCCGTCTCGGTAACAGATTCCTGGACGCACCAAAGTGAGCTAACGGAAATGGCGGTGGATGCAAATGTAGCTGCGATGGAAGCAATGCGATACGAAGAAACGGATATTGAATAA